The DNA window TCTATAGTTTGGCCACCTATCATTCCGTTTATTCCTGCATATCTTGATGTCATTCCTATAATTTTTAAAAGCTTTTCAGGTGATACCTCTTTAGTTTCTTCAGCAATTAAAGAAAATGAATGTGTTAATAATGCATCTCCTATTAAAATTGCTTCTGCTTCACCAAATTTTTTATGTGTTGTTAATTTTCCACGTCTGTAGTCATCGTTGTCTAAAGCTGGTAAATCATCATGAACTAGAGAATATGAGTGAATTAATTCAATTGCAACTGCAACTGGAAGTCCCATTTCTTTTTTCATTCCATACAATTCGAGTACCATCAGCAAAAGAATCGGTCTTAATCTTTTACCACCATTTAAAACTGAGTATCTCATTCCATCTGCTATTACATTAGGGTATTCTAATTTATTTAAATAATATTCTATATTTGAATCTACTAACTCTCTTTGATTTTTTAAATAGTCTTTAAGCATCTATATCAACCTCTAGATGAATTTTTTCATCTTCTGAAGTTACTTTTATTATTTTTCCTTCTGCTTTATTTAAAATATCTGAAGATTTTTTTAATAGTTTCATAGCTTTCTCATACTCTTTTATTGATTCATCTAAAGATAACTCTCCTTTATCTAATTTATCAATTATTATATCAATTTCATTAATATTATATTCAAAACTATCTTTTTTCATGAACCCTCCTTTACTATCTTGTATAGAATGTTACTACTTTTTTACCATACTTTCTTTCATCTGTTTTTCTAAATTCTCCAACTTCTTCCTTCATATCTTCATACATATGGTGTTCACAAATTATTAATCCATTTTCTGCTAATAAATTTGCTTTTGAAATTGCTCTCATTACTCTTTCACAAACTTCATCTTTATAAGGGGGATCCATAAAAATTATATCAAATTTTTCTCCCTTTCTTCCTAAAATCTCAACAGCTCTTAAAACTTCATTTTTATAAGCTCTAGATTTATTATCATAACCTAAATTATTTATATTTTTTATTATATACTTTAAAGCTTCTTGATCTTTTTCAATCATAACAGCTCTTTTCGCTCCTCTACTTAAAGCCTCTAAAGCTATATTTCCTGTCCCACTAAAAAGGTCTAAAAATCTAGCATCAGGAATGTACGGAGCAATTATTGAAAAT is part of the Candidatus Cetobacterium colombiensis genome and encodes:
- the xseB gene encoding exodeoxyribonuclease VII small subunit, with protein sequence MKKDSFEYNINEIDIIIDKLDKGELSLDESIKEYEKAMKLLKKSSDILNKAEGKIIKVTSEDEKIHLEVDIDA
- the rsmD gene encoding 16S rRNA (guanine(966)-N(2))-methyltransferase RsmD produces the protein MRCLFVKKSEVRNMRIIAGEAKGKRLECRKGTDTRPTQDSIKESLFSIIAPYIPDARFLDLFSGTGNIALEALSRGAKRAVMIEKDQEALKYIIKNINNLGYDNKSRAYKNEVLRAVEILGRKGEKFDIIFMDPPYKDEVCERVMRAISKANLLAENGLIICEHHMYEDMKEEVGEFRKTDERKYGKKVVTFYTR
- a CDS encoding polyprenyl synthetase family protein gives rise to the protein MLKDYLKNQRELVDSNIEYYLNKLEYPNVIADGMRYSVLNGGKRLRPILLLMVLELYGMKKEMGLPVAVAIELIHSYSLVHDDLPALDNDDYRRGKLTTHKKFGEAEAILIGDALLTHSFSLIAEETKEVSPEKLLKIIGMTSRYAGINGMIGGQTIDIESEKKKVSLDILKYIHENKTGKLIKLPIEIGAIICNSTKDEYDALVKYAEGIGLAFQIKDDILDIEGEFEKIGKPVGSDLELEKTTYPSLFGLNKSKEILKEVLEEAKKSLEIFPKEKVEIFNELADYIGIREN